ACAAACATGAATCGTCGCTGCAAATTCGGAACATGTCATTTCAATCACGAATTCCCTCGGGCATGTAGTGATGACAGGTTATAAAAGAAATCATTACCATTCCTGGTAACTTGGGACTCCATCGGGATACTTAATTGGTCCCCAAGTGGTCGGATCAGCACTAACATGGGAAAAGCTCAGCATGTTAGATTCCAGCATGAAAAACTGGGCGAGCAATAGTAGCTGCATTCAAGAAAAGCAGAGGGGGGTAAGATGGCACGGAATGATAACCGCATTCACGTCTGTAAAAGTTATTGAAAATTTGCAGTGAGGTAGAATGTTGTGCAAATTCTATTAGACTAACAATGGTTCGCATGTTGCGTTCCCTCCGCTCCTTGTGCTCTGGAGCTCTCGTCACATCTAGGCAGTATACCCTCCCATGCTTAACGTCCACCACCATCAGGTACCAGGTGTATGTTTTTTCGCACACCGGGACCAAAACCTGTCAACACAGAAAAAATTAATGCTAGGCTATAAGTTGAATGAAAAATggtaaaatttggagttaaaggTTACGTTAACAACGTGTTCGAGACGACTAGTTGCCGGCATCCATCTGTTCATGTATTTTCTCCTAATGACCTCGAATGGCCTCATAGCTATGACATCATCGGCAAACACCGAAGGTGTGTACCAAACACGAGGTGGCAGAACGCAGCAGGCTCGCATGGACGCGCTCATGAGGATTATGTTCATAATCTGTGCACAAAGGAAAACAACTGTGTCAGTGTTCTTATCTATCTCATCTTTCTAATATTAACGGCACCGTCGGGTTGTACTCACGTCAACATTGGGCATATAAACCGGCGATAACGAATGGAATCCTGCTCTAGGAACTTCCAATGTTGAGAACTTGAACAGCATTTCCCTGGAATTTGGGAAACAAGATTCAGTTCCATTACAACGTTATATACAAAAAAGATATTAGGTACATTATAAAGATTCTAATAACCACAGATTATCCCTACAAATATTGAtcattttttccaaaaatgtAAGCGGCCATCTTGCATTCGTCAAGTGTCAGGTCCATGTGAACGGTTGGCCTAAAAACCATTTGGAATCCCTTAAGAAGAGGCAATATAATGTTAGTTAGCCACAGGATACGATGTTCTAATAAATTAAATGCGTAATTAGTAGTATACTGAGCATTCAACGGTGGGGATTCTTGCCAGTGGAATTAATAGAACGGGAGACTCCATTACGTTCATCATTCCATACGGTTTGAATGCActcctggtggacgaaattgtgatcactgttctttgatttgcatttaatgtagaattgtggaacttaggatttttggcatgagtggacacaactccgttcaactaaccagcaagtgtactgggtcgtccaagtaataaaccttacgtgagtaagggtcgatcccacagagattgttggtatgaagcaagctatggtcatcttgtaaatctcagttaggcagattaaagggtaattgtgattattggaataaataataaataaaaaggaataataaaagggatagaatacttatgcagattcattggtgggaatttcagataagcggatggagatgctgtagagcccaaggatgcctgctctcctactgcttctactcaatccttcttactcctttccatggcaagctttgtataggggttcaccatcagctgtggctactttcatcctctcgggaaaatgatcctatgcagttgtcagtcgcacggctaatcgtctggaggcatcacccatggttgatggctacatcccatcctcgcagtgaaaactaatgctcacgcactctgtcacagtacggctaatcaccggttggttcccgctcctactggaatagaatccattgattcttttgcgtctgtcactaacgcccagcaggttacaagtttgaagcacgtcacagtcattcattaccggaatcctactcggaataccacagacaaggttagactttccggattcccaggatcctactcggaataccacagacaaggtgagacttttcggatcctcataaatgccgccatctatctagcttataccacgaagattctttttgggaatctaagagatacacattcaagctctgtttcatgtagaacggaagtggttgtcaatcacgcgcgttcataagtgagaataataatgagggttatctgactcatcacattcatcatgttcttgggtacgaatgaatatcttggaataagaataaaagaggatttgaataaaagaaagtagaatttcattaatacttgaggtacagcagagctccacacccttaatctatggtgtgcagaaactccaccgttgagaaatacataagtgaaagaggttcaggcatggccgaatggccagccccccctaacgtgatcaatgatctcctaagatgaagaataaaacaaaactgagaccaaagatgtctaatacaatagataaatgtcctatatatactagactagctactagggtttacatgagtaagtatttgatgcataaatccacttccggggcccacttggtgtatgcttgggctgagcttgatcaatccacgagctgaggcttttgttggagttgaactccgagttatgacgtgttttgggcgttcaactccggatcatgacgtttttctggcgtttaactccagacagcagcatgaacttggcgttcaatgccaagttacgttgtcattcttcgaataaagtatggactattatatatttctggaaagctctggatgtctactttccaacgccgttgagagcgcgccaattggagttctgtagctccagaaaatccatttcgagtgcagggaggtcagattccaacagcatcagcagtccttttgtcagccttcttcagagttttgctcaaatccctcaatttcagtcagaatttacctgaaatcacagaaaaacacacaaaatcatagtaaagtccagaaatgtgaatttaacataaaaactaatgaaaacatccctaaaagtagctcaaacttactaaaaactatataaaaacaatgccaaaaagcgtataaattatccgctcatcacaacaccaaacttaaattgttgcttgtccccaagcaactgaaaatcaaataggataaaagaagagaatatactataaatttcagaatgtcaatgaatattaatttaattagatgagcgggacttgtagctttttgcttctgaacagttttggcatctcactttttcctttgaagtttagagtgattggcgtctctcaggaacttagaatttgggatagtgttatttgactctcctagttaagcatgttgattcttgaacacagctacttatgagtcttggctgtggccctaagcactttgtcttccagtattaccaccggatacacaaatgccacagacacataactgggtgaaccttttcagattgtgactcagctttgctaagtccccagttagtggtgtccagagctcttaagcacactcttttggatcacgactttaaccactcagtctcaagcttttcacttggaccttcatgacacaagcacatggttagggacagcttgatttagccgcttaggcctggatttaacttccttgggccctcctatccattgatgctcaaagccttggatccttgccacccttgccttttggttttaagggctattggctttttctgcttgctttttctttttctttctaaattttttgccaatttttttttcacaagcttttgctttttcactgctttttcttgcttcaagaatcaattcatgaatttttcagttcatcaataacatttctctttgttcatcattctttcaagagccaacaattttaacactcataaacaacaagatcaaaaatatgcactgttcaagcattcattcagaaaacaaaaagtattgtcaccacatcaatatgattaaattaaattcaatgataaattcgaaatctatgtacttcttgttcttttgaattaaaacatttttcatttaagagagatgaAGGATTAATgggttttattcatagctttaaggcatggttacatactaatgatcatgaagtagagacacaaaacatagataaacacaacattaaaaaccaaaaacagaaagaaataaagaacaaggaatgaatccacctgagtgagggtgacGCCTTATTGAAGGTCccatggtgctctttgagctcctctatgtctcttccttgcttccatttgaatgattcctagtaattttggtgtttctacccttggttgcttccaatatttgtgtggaggacaatttatcccctgaggtatctcagggatctctttgatttgcagccacatgttctaccactgagctatgacggcttatattcttttcatctcccaagactcagaggtggaagcttttgtcttccctttgaggtttctctggccttaggtgccattaatggtaatggaaaagcaaaaaagctatgcttttaccacaccaaacttaaaattttgctcgccctcgagcaagaaagaaaagaaaagtagaagaagaagaagaagaaaatggaggtgagtgaggggagatggatttggctatatgggtgggattgggtggggaagagaagttgaattgtgaaggtaggtggggtgtatggggaagagtgggttgatgtgaatggtgaatggggtaattgggaagaggaattgaggtgattgatgaagaatattgggaattgtgacatggggtattcaaatcacaaaaataggattaagaggtaaggtgggaatatggtaggtggggatcctgtggggtccacagatcctgaggtaaggatcctgtggggtccacagatcctgaggtgaaaagaaataccattccttcaccctataggcatgtaaaatgccttcatgcatcattctggcgttcaaacgcccattggtgcatgttctgggcgttcaacgcccatgtaatgcatgtttctggcgttgaacgccagtttcatgcttgttcctggcgttcagcgccagtttgtcctctgtgtgcaccatcctggcgtttaacgccaagttgttgcttgttttgggcgttcagcgccagaaagatgctctgttctggcgttgaacgccagccagatgtatcttactggcgttgaacgccagtctgcgctacctctagggtgaaaaatttttttcttctgtttttgactctgtttttaattttttgatttttttcgtgactcctcatgatcatgtacctactaaaacacaaaaatgacaaagaaacaaaataaaataaaattagataaataaaattgggttgcctcccaacaagcgcttctttaatgtcaatagcttgacagtggctctcatggagccacaaggtgatcaggtcaatgttagtgtggtgtcccaacaccaaacttagagtttggatatggggtttgaacaccaaacttagagtttggttgtggcctcacaacaccaaacttagagtttgactgtgtgggctcttcttgaccttgaactgagagaagctcttcatgcttactctcttttgtcacagagggatggccatgtgccttaaacacaaggtagtccccattcaattgaaggactaactctcctctattgacatctatcacagcttctgctgtggctaggaaaggtcttcctaggatgatgcattcatcatcttccttcctagtatctaggattatgaaatcagcagggatgtaaaggccttcaaccttcactagcacatcctctaccattccataatcttgtctcattgacttgtctgccaattgtaatgagaacaaggtaggttgtacctcaatgatccccagcttctccattacagagagtggcataagatttattcctgacccaagatcacatagagctttttcaaagctcatggtgctaatggtgcaaggtattaagaacttgccaggatcttgtttcttttgaggtagagttttctgaatccaattatccagttcactaatgagcaagggaggttcactttcccaagtctcattaccaaatagcttggcattcagcttcatgatagctcctaaatattgagcaacttgctctccagtcacatcttcatcctcttcagaggatgaatattcttcagagctcatgaatggcagaaggagatttaatggaatctctatggtctctatgtgagcctcagattcctctggatccttaataggaaactcct
The sequence above is drawn from the Arachis hypogaea cultivar Tifrunner chromosome 4, arahy.Tifrunner.gnm2.J5K5, whole genome shotgun sequence genome and encodes:
- the LOC112797305 gene encoding uncharacterized protein, with translation MLFKFSTLEVPRAGFHSLSPVYMPNVDIMNIILMSASMRACCVLPPRVWYTPSVFADDVIAMRPFEVIRRKYMNRWMPATSRLEHVLVPVCEKTYTWYLMVVDVKHGRVYCLDVTRAPEHKERRERNMRTILLLLAQFFMLESNMLSFSHVSADPTTWGPIKYPDGVPSYQECDDSCLWILNWIQTEGKFKVSNLPWQMDPLKLRMKTATKIVLLDCNEVKATVVSKADAAWRKVIRMKD